A genomic window from Salvelinus alpinus chromosome 10, SLU_Salpinus.1, whole genome shotgun sequence includes:
- the LOC139532884 gene encoding dynein regulatory complex protein 11-like, producing the protein MEPKRLKKDLVKVLKSVKPEDRVLVVGTSRRPFDADLKPFCKVYRKIILIPRPDYASRLVLWRELLCGGGARLTPSLDLSSLAKVTDGYTQGHILQAVRLVLTPRRLAQQTTRPLTAEEFIPPLARQDPVYKEEEEAFKMWYGKTPLGKKRARAAKAIEEEGESGKDKDKRGTGKKTGKEEKSKKKNK; encoded by the exons aTGGAGCCCAAGCGTCTGAAGAAGGACCTAGTAAAGGTGCTGAAGTCCGTGAAGCCTGAGGATCGTGTTCTGGTCGTAGGGACGTCCCGGAGGCCCTTTGACGCAGACCTCAAGCCCTTCTGTAAAGTCTATAGGAAGATCATCCTCATCCCCAGACCTGACTACGCCTCCAGACTGG TGCTGTGGAGGGAGCTGCTGTGTGGTGGCGGTGCTCGCCTCACCCCCAGCCTGGACCTGAGCTCCCTGGCCAAGGTGACAGACGGCTACACCCAGGGCCACATCCTGCAGGCTGTGAGGCTGGTGCTGACCCCTCGCAGGCTGGCCCAGCAGACTACCAGACCACTGACCGCTGAAGAGTTCATCCCTCCACTGGCCAGACAGGACCCCGTctacaaagaggaggaggaggccttTAAG ATGTGGTACGGCAAGACACCTTTGGGTAAGAAGAGGGCACGGGCGGCCAAGGCCATCGAGGAGGAGGGAGAGTCGGGCAAGGACAAAGACAAGCGGGGCACTGGGAAGAAGACAGGGAAAGAAGAGAAAAGCAAGAAGAAAAATAAGTAA